aaatggaataatttgTATCTGCCACCCTCGGCTTTGCCCACGTGGTCAAAGAAAATGAAGTTGtcctgtaaatttttaatataacgccatctattgaaattaataaaatttatataattgtgatgtaataaaattctgaactgccttcaaattgctaaaactagaccaaatttaaacggGTCACATGAttcaaaataagaaaagaattgTATACGTCGGCTGATCCAGTAATGAGTTATGAggttacaaacacaaaaatcaatcagtgaaaTTGGTAAACTCTTcctttttaagaaaataatcaatattgcATACGGTATCGACCTATAGGCGCAACCatggttttatataaaacccttgatatgcaatttaatatataataattagtgtaagctgcattaaatataatcccCCCCCCAGTGACCTCCTCCCACAACTCACCAATTCTATGTTTGGCTCCGTCGTGCACTCCGAACCGCGGGATCCCGAAGCACAGGCAGAACATTCCGCTGATAAGTGTACCTGAGAAAAGAGCGTGTAgcgtaataattaattttctacaaaaatagTCGCTGAGGGGGAGTTATtgagtaataaaacaaagaaaaaaaactacattttgGAAGCGCCTTCGTTATTGGGGTTCCTGAACAGTGTAGAAATTATATCcaactaatcctacttcctactaatataaaaaaactgctgaaccgattgcaatgaaatttggtacgtagatagctggataactggaataacaaataggcaactttttatcccgatattcctacgggatacggacttacgcgggtgaaaccacggggtgcagctagtcttgCATATATGAAGAAGTAAATGTGACGAGGTATCAACGGTTCAATCGTATGAATGAATCCATTTGAAGTTCAActcaaagtaaaaaaaacaattatttctttattctttgTTATTGACCAATAATTGTTCAAAACCAAATACCATCTCGATTGTATCAGTCGGTTTTGTGTAAAAGGAGACATATAGTAAGGCAGGTAACTAGCCAACTAACTTAacgtaaaaacaatttaatctgtcatcatcatcatcattatcagcccatatatgttctaTCGACTATGTATatgacttatcgattttgaagtccgaggttctcaccactgagccaccatttAATCTGTACATATATTCAATTTGTAACGTACCCAATCCTGGTACAACAACGTTGCAAACGAGACAGAAATACGCCAGCACCGGGGGTAAGACAGGGATGGCACCGCGCATCACGCTCGTGTGTTCCACCAGCGAGGCGTCTAGCTTTGTTCTAGTGTCCTGGAATAAGGATAgactagaataaataaaacaattaaaatagaactgaaatgaataaaagagGGTCCGTAATTCGATTCTTCCGATTTTATTAAAGGTCATATTTTAAGGAAGTTACACAGAATAGATAAATGATTTCAGAACTTAAATGAGCAAACATAGACCTGTATATCCACTCAGGTAATAgataattacatattcatttattatctaGACATGAGCACTTATACTAAAACTGTAGCGAGctgaaaattttcaaactaattatttatctatatgtatttatattctattacaCTTAGCGCAAAAACTATTACAGTAGTACTAGTCTTATTGAACAGGCGGTGGGCAGAAGCTAGATTTAAAAAGTTAGAATCCCGTCTcataatggatttttttttaatttttaaaaacagtaaaaacaAACCCATTCATCACCCTCGTCGAATAAGCTAGTGTTACGCCTCCTGACATCGGTCAAAACTATCCTCGGCGTTGTTACTTTTGACGTTGATAGCGAATTGTTTGTTTCTAGCGCAGAGCTTATGGACATTATAAGGCAATTTAAACGGacgctataaaaatatataatccatAAGTGTTGAGCATTTTCATAGGTTATGAATACGCATTAAAATTGCACAATTTGTGCAATGAGAAGGCTTTAATTAACAGCAAAAAATTGGAATTGGTAAAGTAagatatcaatataaaaattagttatttaaaaattacaaacacttGAATTATTAGTTACGAGTGAAAATAGAGAAACCGGTATTTTCTATGTACAAAAACCGTTAAACgctaaattcattattattattatgtaaattattggaAAATACTTTAGAAATGCGTTTTCACGGAAAGCTTTCGACACACTGACGTAAATGCACTATcagttaatatgtattattgacTCGTGCATGATTAGCATTTCTTTTAATCTATAACTAATCAATACGCGTTTGTTTTGTATGTTGAccttgtatttgtttgttacattTGCCTAAAAGGGGTCATTCGAATCCTTTCGAACTATCTATCCTTATTCTATCCGTGTCGACTCTTCTTTGTAGAAACTGGTTACCGAACCTCCAGTGCTAACTAATTGCTGTATGTCAGGGGTCATCAATTACCTTTATTAGGGGtccgttttaaaaaaataatatgaccaCCGAGGTCCGGAAAgcaaaaaagcaatttaactatttaaatatgttgtatctatacatatattcttAATACACTGTCCGCACAAAATAGGCTGGCGGTTCGGATCCGGATCGCGGTCCGCCTTTTGGTGACACCTGCTGTATGTGAtatgatatgaaaatttaaaaatagttttaagtcgagcacgcttcgggcCCGCacacacgaattgggccagctagcaccggggaagtaccacacccccacagaagaccagcgTAAAATAGTAAGAATGTTACTGTGTtccgtacggtgagtgggggagccggaggctcgTTTCctattccttaccctttccagtccattccttctttcccaTCGTGAAACCTTTCTGAatccttaatttaaaaaatctggtAACGCATTTGTGCAGGTTTTTAACCCTAAGAAAACAAATCTTAAATTCCGTACATTTtagggtattttttttttatgtgaaagggCAGGCAAGCGAGCAGACgggtcacctgatgttaagtgctCCACGTCGCCCAGTTACACCCACAATACCATGGTGTGTGCGTTGCCGGCCTTTAAGAAAGGAGTaagctcttttcttgaaggtcTCCGTATCGTAAATGTTTGGAAACACTGCATGCGGAAGCTGATTCCAAATTTCCGTAGTACGAGGCAAAACGTTTCTTTTAAAACGAACCATTGAGGATCGCCAAATGTTATGAAGAGGGggtatttactattatatcttatatctttaaacgagaaattcttgtatatatatatatatatatatatatatatatatatatatatataattggaatctcggaatcggctcaaacgattttcatgaaatttggtatatagagggtttcgggggcgataaatcgatctagctaggaatattttttagaatatgtcatattcgtgttttattcgtgttttatcaacttaaacttacttttttaacaactaggaggcgtttgagtagtcccaatttattatgactcttcctgacatctattggcgaataataatactattttttggcgaataattaagtttttaaaacacaatttataaaaaaaaaaaacaaaaaaaaataccgagcaaagctcggtcatccaggtactagtatttaaataactattactattaaataaaattaaagtgcagggcatataaaaacattcatttgtttatctCATTTCAATCcataaagtttgtatgaataaaatattaactgaaacatgaattacataaaatatttttataaaatattaagagtaaacaaaatatttacgcAGTCAAATAATGAAGACCTTTCACGCgagaaaatacttattatagaatatttatcgTGTTATACATTTATGGTTTGGgattgtgttaaaattttcatatttaaaggtcacctatatactatatactcgCTGCCCTGGTTCTGTTTGAGTTAAATCGAGATTGCGTATTAcataattctaaattattcGTTTACTTAgaccatttttttgtttgtaatatttgtttttacgaGTTTTTTCTCTATCAAATAGTGGTATCTTAAAAACACATACGAAAAGTACAAAGAATATTGTTAGTAAATAAACCCATAATTAAAGCTTCAGATTTTCTCGAAAACTATTAAAACTAACAAAGAAATCGCGAGAGTTCCCACGAAGCTAGGAAATTACACCCTTCATTTTATAACGATTACGAAAATTCTACGCTCGTTAAGGCAATGTTCCACTACCGATATACAAGCTATACAATATACAcaacatcactacatagtataaagaaaACTCGCTTCCCGcgtatgtccctatgtatgcttgtaTGTATGCATGGTTAGATCTTAAAGACCACACAGCGGATTTTGAGGGTTTTCTTTAATGAAGACTGATTCagaagaggaaggtttatatgtattaacatctatttaactacTGCGAATAAaacgtgtgcgaagccgcgggcaaaagctagtgttaAATAAGCTACTGATTATATAGACGCTAAGGAATTAAATGTCATCACAaagactatttttttattaatatttttaattcacaactgcaaaagtaatttttgttaCAACATTATATTCTGAGCTACTCAGGGCTGTACCTGACGCAGAAAAATctacaaagaaatattttatttgaagttgGTACTTTACGATAATTTGTGTTAATATAAACAAgtccatataatttattttgaacggTGTCGTTAGATTCCTTTTAAATACGAGTATTGGTGGTTTTTTGTCAACAAATGTATTCCTATTACCATTATAAAGTTTGTGTTTATGACGATATGATCTAGGTACTGATGcccgagtgctataggctgcattcgttaaatatttgtttaccctaacttatctatattttctcttaaatcatttaaatctggtaccaaaacacaaaattttaaaagttatataatattacacaattattaGCAGTTTCTCaaagtaattatttgtttgtttctttggacCCCAAGGCTTATGGTGTCGATGGTCGCGTGTGGAGTGGTCAGTTTTGAAATGTCGCAGGGGCGGCGCACGCAACGCACTCAAGGTAGCTCACAGGGTGCGCTCGAAGGACtttttaaccattttttttacgatttaaaacttttaaaattagcaagtcttttattgtgggagtcgagcacgcttcggcacgaattgggccagctcgcaccggggaagtaccacacccccacagaataccggcgtgaaatagtggcatgccactgtgtttcgtacggtgagtgggggagccgatggcctatttccttttccctaaccttcccagtccattccttctttcctgtcatgaatccgttccttttcccttacccactaaagCATgcagcgggcagcgcattcgcagaggcactacctttgcgattGTTCATGTTGACGGATGTACTATACCttgctattattttatgtattctatTTCCTTCCTACGTACCTGGGCCGCTAACTTTAAGAgaaatatttgttgttgtttctTAACCGATATACGCAAATAAGGTTCTTAATTCATAGCGCGTTTTTAtcagtaaatttaataaatatcgttCTAGTTGTGTCGATGAAGTGAAAAAcgtatcttatacctttaaacgagcaattcttgtatatatatataattggaatctcggaatcggctccaacgattttcatgaaatttagtatataggggttttcgggggcgataaatcgatctagctaggattttttttagaaaatgtcatattcgtgttttattcgtgttttttttttcctgacatctattggtgaataataatactattttgcttcgtagatagctggacaactgaaataaaacataggcactttttataccgatattcctacgggatacggttaagcagcacgcttacgcggtttctaccgcgggtcacagctagtacttattaatattgcatatatataattataataataatattatatgtcaaAACAATAGGTACCACAAAAATTATctctatctaatatataaaattctcgtgtcacagttttcgttgccatactcctccgaaacggcttgaccgattttgatgaaattttttgtgcttatccggtatctatgagaatcggccaacatctatttttcatccccctaaatgatcagagtaaggcagaacagcgtttgccgggtgcagctagtagatatataaaattctcatgtcCCAATGTCAGTtcccatactcctccgaaaagGCTGAACTGATTATCATGcaattttgtatgcatatcgggtaggtctgagaatcggctaacatctatttttcacactgctaaatgataagagtaacgCAAAACAGGTaatgccgggtcagctagttttcttttaaaattcagCAATACCCGTCTCCACATAACAcactaatatattaatgtaagagtttgtttggatgtttgtccgtcaatcactacttaacggattttgatgaaattttgtatacaaacaaGAAATCTTGATCTAAATCTTGATCTAGTAAGCTATATAACTCACCTCTGGCGGCAAAGTGGGTGACAGGCTCTTGTTCTTCGAGAATAAGCTGGTCCGTCTGCTGGAAGGAGGTTCTGTGTTCCGCCTGCAGGCCCCACGGATCCATCGGCAGAGGCGGTTGTTGCAGCAtctgtttttatgtatttattcgtTCAAGTTAAGGTTCGTAGATATGGAAAATCTATTGTGGCGTGGATGTGAATGTAAggactataaaaaattaatgtaaatcttgaaaaatgtatttgctAAAGCTGATAGATTAATATCATGCTCCACTTTAGCTGTTATTAACTCATTTATCTGTCATAGAAATTATCTCCTTTTATAATAGGAATAATCcctaaaaaaatgatttttctgAAAACTTTAATGCAATTAATTCTgtttacgttttttattttaattttatcgccGCTTCTTTTTGTGAATTTCGgtctatgtattttataaataattactagccgcgccccgcggtttcactcgcgtaagtccgtatcctgtagaaatatcgggataaaaagttgcctatatgttattccggttgtccagctgcctacgtaccaaatttcattgcaatcggttcagtagttttgcgtgacagagcaacaaagacacacacatcattacaaactttcgcatttataatattagtaggacaggATTTTTGTAGCTTTAAAAAGATTGCGGTAATTAATTCATACAGTCATTAAAAAATCACTACTAAAATTACACATGCCAAAGCAAATCCATTTGCATGtgtgtctcttcttcacgccaaAACCACGTAGCCgctttggatgaaatttggcatgaaGATAGTTTAGGAACTAAGAAAGaacatatcatattttatccaGGAAATCTCATGAGAACACGAACTATGCGGGTTTTCCTATGATTATGTAGGCGACGCCGCGGGCCGAAAGCTAATTAGGTACTACATAGGCTTTTGTTATATATGGTATCACTATAACTCACGTGGCAGGCGCCTGGTCGCTTAATATACTGTCTCGCCTCTCAAACTCCCTTTTCTTTCCGCAGCACCCGGTCTCAGTTACGACCTGCGACGACGCGACCGGCGACGACGCGTCCATGCGACGCGCCGGCTCCGACACGTCGGCGACACGACGTCGCTGGCAACATCCGCAGAGGATGTCGCGCAGCTTGCGCTTGCGTTTCGTTTCCGTCTCGAATTCTATTGTCGCCGTCTGTGATAAccaaaaagtaatatttatattaaatatggagaagataattatattaaatatggagAAGATAAAGATTAGTGTATGCTTACCATTTTTTGAAGATCACAGTCTGTCACactatttatatcttatatgttATCTATGTAGTATAGTTCGCTAcatagcgataaggccgcctttattttatgtattaatgaaatgcaataaagaattatgaCTAACTTACTTTTCCCGCCGCGCGTTCAACTTCACCTTCTGGAACCTTCTTTTTCATACAATTCATGGAACTCCAAAACTTCTTTTTCCCATCGTCCATCTCGCTTTCTCCTTCGGCATCTTGCTTTGCGCAACAAGAACAGCACGCTTTGCATTTTCCCACCAATCGGGCGCATATGTTTGGTTTTTTCTCTGGTTCATTTTGATTATCTGTTTCGTCTTCTGGTTGTTTATCTTCTTTCGGCTGACGGTGCGCTCTGGCCGGTGGTTTTGGCGTTGTACTTGTGCTCTGAGGGAATCTGATTTAGGAAAAAGAAGTTTTAATAGGAAAAATGTGGGGCGAagctgtatttataatatttgatagcATTAATATGTGCATTGGTTTGAAGAGATTGACTTCAGAGTTTCGTGATGTAATTTATCTGTGTTGTTAAGGTCCAGAAGCGCTTAAAAGGTATgtacataaatgtttgaaCAGAATTTTCATAATCAACACTCAATTGAAGATACGACGTACAAACATTCCAGCgttcattcaatattataaaaaaatctactttGAGGTTATGCCTCTAGTTAGAATTCTAACAAACAActaatctaaaattaaatttaaaacacatctTTTAAACAAGAATGACATGAAATGTGCACGATAGCAtgccaaatattttatttctttcagtatgtatttattgtttctttttataattgcatGCATGTTATtcgagatttattttattttttgacgaCGTTTGTATTAATCTCTGTTtatgatgaattatttattttatttaattaaaacacaacatTGTGAACACACATGCATTTTCAACAGCATAACTGTTACCTTAACAATCTCGACTGACCCACGTATctaaagaaataattgtattaagtaagtaaataaatatagtatagaatattttttacattaattgacgtaatatattaattttttcggttataattaaatttttaatccaataaaaaggtaattaaatttgaatccaaagatattacatattttgttgtcCATCATCGTCACCGTAGCGCTTAGGCAACAGTTCGTTTGgcaaaatataaacagttcTGTTATGAATCATTTTCGAACATCACAAAAACCTCCGTTCACGAAATGcagataataaattcaacTGTCATCTGTCAAATGCACAAGACGGTTTCGCGCCATTTTGTAAAGCGACGGTTGTAGCAAGCGGCCGAGGTCGGACTGTAGCATGAACTAATTTCTTAAGGGTCGTGGTTGAGCCACAGGCGATTGTTACGATCTGTTAACGTTCGAATAGTTTCATAATAAGGTTAAGGAATTCTATTGTACCCTAAGTTACGCGTATTTTTGAGGTTAGGcatgttcttttttaattaatgtgacAGCTTAATGTAATTAAGGACTTTGGCGTTCAATGTCggcttaatattaaatatttatataaggttgTTTATAGGTGACctgttaaattttatgctCGTGTTAgagatttttcataaataaaacgcgGTATAAACCtggttattcatttttttcgTGAATATAAAAGAATCAAAAAATTACGAGATAGATAAAAGGCATCGTTAATCAAGCTTGAAAATTGCTAAAgtcattcattatttattcaggTAACTGTTTATTCTTGGTTTATTCTGTCTGTTGTCATTTAGGCTAatgattttcttatattctaAACATGAGGAGtactattttcatacaaacccTAGAATGTTTTCGTAATATGTGACTTGCATTTTTGGCCCAATAGGCCAATTTTTACGCATCGGAAATTAGTATACTTATACGGATAGGGGTAATTTAGAGTAAATTGACCTCAAAGATGTTATTATGAGTCATTTTTTGGTAAACcgaaaattgttaaatcacCTGGTATAAGGACTACATAGTAATTGTGACTCAGTTATCAGTAGTGAGTGTACCACTGGTTATAATAGTTACTACGTAATTTACTACGAATGTTAAACAGTTCTTCATTGGGCATCAAAAGTGGTAGCAACATAACttgaattacttttttatgtataacatgTTTAAAGGAGCCAAAAAAATGAGACGTTTATGTTTTGGCAGAATCTTATTTGAAACTTTATGTTGGATATGTTTATAGTatgagttaaaaaaataaatacgtttcaTTTACTTACAGAAACATACacttaaaatacattcatattacaattatttaatttacagcatttttaatgaattaggCCAACGCACAACTATTAGCGACATCTTGCGGGGACATTTGGAAACTGCTCAAATACTTTCTACAATTACAAACAACGTCCTTAATATACGTCAAGGGTATTAGCATATTGGCGAATACATTTAACACGCAATGTTTGACTGGACCGAAGCTAAGCGATCGATATAAAACTGTGAAACAGTGGAGTGTAAGattgctttaattttatattcatgccATCTGTTGGTGAGTTGGTGATACACATGTAGGAAGAATTAAAGTTGGTGgtcaataaaaattgatttattttgttattattttagatttcccaatcaaaatttttagtaaaatgaactgcttttgtaatattttttttatatttgtacggTGTTATCGTgagaaaagtattttatagacCTGAACTATTGCAGGGGAATGGCTATTTCTGGGAGAATAACTAAAATGGAATCTAACTTCCCTTTCCACATTTCTTTAAGCTCTAATTACGTAGAAATTGAATAGAATGATTACACCATGCTAATAATTATGAgggattattataattaaagagtTTCACAACTTACCCGCCATTGCTGTGTGCAGATTTATCAGAAAGCTCGTCTGCCTTCTTCAcgtgtattgttattttatcagCATGTGCAggcaaatttgaattttgcaCTTCTAAATCTGGTTCTCCTTTGACTAAGGTCTCGTTGACTTTTTCTATGTCACTCTTTATCTCCTGTTTCTTTTCACTCACAACTTTCACTAGGGGCTCAATACTTTCTTTAACATTAGCTTTTAGTGTATCCTTAGGTTCCCCAACTGGTGTTATTATACTgtcaacaatttttgtaactTCAGAACGAATTTCTGCAGATGTTTCGTCCGCTTGTTTCATTACTTGATCTTTCACTTCTGTTATTTTGATTGAAGCTTCATCCTTCACTTCTTCTACATCTGCTTTTATTGTGTCTTCAACTTGTTTTATAATCTCTTTATGTTCCCTTACTTTACCTGCAGACgacaatatattttctgtagaGATTTCAGGCtcctttaaaatttcttctattttttgttttactcgTTCTAATTGAGGGTTATTATAAGGAGGATGTAATAACTTCAGTTTAACATTATCTtctgtaaataatgttttctcaGAATTTTTATGCCTTGGTGGGcgtttttcttctttttccaTTTTCGATTCgactgtttcttttatttcggaagtttccttttcttcttcttttacAATCAAAGAATCTTTGGAGCTGAGTCTTTCAAACATACCTTTTTCTCGAGCCTTTTCAAGAGCTGCTGGCAATTGATTGGTAACAGTAGCCACTACTTCTAAAGGCTGAGATGTTATTGCAGCTGTCGTCATAGACACTACGTTTTTCTTTGTCAAGATAACGAGTTCAccattttcatttaacattttatcataCTGGGTCTCATTATCCTGGGTTGTTACTTCATCcccatttttgttttttacaatatctACACTATCTTTGCTACtttttgatatttcttttttattcttgtcGTCACTGCGTGCCGTTTTTCTACTACTTGTAGTACCAATGacgtttattttgttagtCGATTTTGATTTATCACTTAGATCTTTTTTGCTATTAGTTTTCTGTAGGGGTGGCTTGtcatttaagttttttgtacTTGGTGTCCTTGATAAGTTTTTAACACTATTTGTTCTACTGACAGGCTTTTTTGGCTCAGTTTTATTTGGACCAGGTTTTGTTGCCGCCTTGTCAGAAGCAGATTTAGTAATGGGCTTTGGAAGATTAGgtttattttcacttttattcGTCACCCGTTTATCTGGACTTGGATCTCTGCTGGTAGTTCTGCTTGTCTGTCTAGAAGTTAATCTAGACGTCGCAGGTGTGTTTCCAGTTGTTTTTACGGGTTTCTTTTGTATAGCAGAAGTCTTTGTAGGTGGTTTAGCGGAACCAGGCTTAGGGTCGTCTATGGGGCTTTTACTTGGCGTACCGACTATAGGAGATAAGCGTTTAgcgtttattaatttgtttgatgGAGGTGGGCCATTTTTGGCGGGTGAAATTGGTGGTTTACCTTTAATAAGAGATGGGGCAATGTTCAAGTTTTGAGTACTTTGTATCGCTCTTTTATCATGAATTTGACTGCCAATTCTAATAGTTTCATGTATACTACTCGtactatttgatataaatcttTGATTCTTATTTAAGTTATTGCTTACTGGTTTCATTGCCCTACTTCTGGAAGGAGAAACAGAATTTTGTCGTTTGGGTATTTTTGAATGCTTTGGGGAACCATTTTTAGATTCTGGTTGTGATCTAGATATTGATCTCACTCTA
Above is a window of Zerene cesonia ecotype Mississippi chromosome 22, Zerene_cesonia_1.1, whole genome shotgun sequence DNA encoding:
- the LOC119836054 gene encoding protein stum, with the protein product MALKLKYTDEHGILHIDMSPAHSPEKDITDPKFDTINHRFGQYDLFGAKYGEGEAHSLFRSRYNSLEEELANTPYAFATERSLRASDPILDITIDSIDKDDLFGPKIDSAFTVTQLVHAQDRYFDLSNRNFEVKSAPNSARVKVSVGDAFQVISRDVSEPASLPTVPISKRKREKSFAIIADPPTSRPASPRSLPVEIKPERVSPFKGRGFREETSRHNTPKTSAANSRACSPPRRRTNSSSKTEKMAQTATLLPQPLPNRPHSPRNFLKENMAEIREISEINREKHEAEAEKKRKEEEIALLKEMGLIDKKGEVKSVVNSRTNSRSNSPSKINFRSRSNSPSAILCVESVRGSSELLNGDSTKPVYRSRVRSISRSQPESKNGSPKHSKIPKRQNSVSPSRSRAMKPVSNNLNKNQRFISNSTSSIHETIRIGSQIHDKRAIQSTQNLNIAPSLIKGKPPISPAKNGPPPSNKLINAKRLSPIVGTPSKSPIDDPKPGSAKPPTKTSAIQKKPVKTTGNTPATSRLTSRQTSRTTSRDPSPDKRVTNKSENKPNLPKPITKSASDKAATKPGPNKTEPKKPVSRTNSVKNLSRTPSTKNLNDKPPLQKTNSKKDLSDKSKSTNKINVIGTTSSRKTARSDDKNKKEISKSSKDSVDIVKNKNGDEVTTQDNETQYDKMLNENGELVILTKKNVVSMTTAAITSQPLEVVATVTNQLPAALEKAREKGMFERLSSKDSLIVKEEEKETSEIKETVESKMEKEEKRPPRHKNSEKTLFTEDNVKLKLLHPPYNNPQLERVKQKIEEILKEPEISTENILSSAGKVREHKEIIKQVEDTIKADVEEVKDEASIKITEVKDQVMKQADETSAEIRSEVTKIVDSIITPVGEPKDTLKANVKESIEPLVKVVSEKKQEIKSDIEKVNETLVKGEPDLEVQNSNLPAHADKITIHVKKADELSDKSAHSNGGFPQSTSTTPKPPARAHRQPKEDKQPEDETDNQNEPEKKPNICARLVGKCKACCSCCAKQDAEGESEMDDGKKKFWSSMNCMKKKVPEGEVERAAGKTATIEFETETKRKRKLRDILCGCCQRRRVADVSEPARRMDASSPVASSQVVTETGCCGKKREFERRDSILSDQAPATCCNNRLCRWIRGACRRNTEPPSSRRTSLFSKNKSLSPTLPPEDTRTKLDASLVEHTSVMRGAIPVLPPVLAYFCLVCNVVVPGLGTLISGMFCLCFGIPRFGVHDGAKHRIGSFVINLVVACSQLFTVLFCLVGWGWSIWWGVIMVKIARKYKKLKAEEAAAEAEAAPPVTANNHTRA